GCCTCGGCCCAGCCCGGCAGATCGTCGCGCGTCAGCGCCTCGTCCATCGCCGCGGTCGCCGCCTCCAGTTCCTCTGCGGCTGCCGCGCGATCGGCGTCGGGCAAGGCCGCCAGCAGCTCCGCTGCCATCGACTCGACCGCGATCACGACCTCGTAGATCTCGCGGATGTCCTGCGGCGCCAGCGGGCAGATCAGCACGCCGCGCTTGGAGAGGACGCGGACAAGCCCGTCCTCCTGCAAGCGGATGATCGCCTCGTGCACCGGCGTGCGGCTCATGCTGAGCCGGACCGCAATTTCCTGCTCCGAGCCCTGATAGCCCGGCGGGAAATCGGTGTCGCGGATCGCCTGCTTCAGCGCCGCATAGGCCTCGTCGACCAGCGAGCCGCGCCTGGCTCCAACTTCGACGGTCTCGGGACGCGCAAGCTCGACCATGGTTCCTCCACGGCCGATTGAGCACATTTGATTATTTCCATGCAAGCAAGAATGGAAGCTTGACAGCGCATATCCCTGCGGCAACGATCAGCCATGCAAACTTCCATGGAAGACAAATGAGAGAGCAGATCGAAGCGTCGCCGATCGGCGCTGCTCAAGGGAGAGAACCGATGAAGCGAATGCTGCTTACGCTGGCGCTCGGGCTGGCGGCGACGTCTCCGGCGATGGCACAGGCGCCCTACCCGGCGCGCGCGATCACCTTGGTCGTGCCGTTCGCGGCCGGCGGCACCACCGACATCGTGGCCCGGCTGATGGCCGACCATATGGGCCGCACGCTCGGCCAGTCGGTCGTGGTCGAGAACGTCGCCGGGGCCGGCGGCACCACAGGCGCGACCCGCGTCGCCAAGGCGACGCCCGATGGCTACACGCTACTGATGGGCAATCTCGGCACCCAGGCGGCAAGCGTCGGGCTCTATCCCAGGCTCGCCTATGATCCCCGCACCGATTTCGAGCCGGTGATGAACTCGGCCTCGACGCCGATGCTGGTGGTCGCCAAGAAGGACCTGCCGGTCAAGGATTTCCGAGAGTTCGTCGCCTATCTCAAGGCCAATGCCGAGAAGCTGAACTACGGCTCCGGCGGCGTCGGCTCGACCTCGCATCTGACCTGCCTCTTCCTCGACTCGCTGCTCGGCACCAAGCCGCAGCATGTCCCCTTCCGCGGCTCCGGCCCGGCGCTGAACGCGCTGCTCGGCGGCCAGGTCGACTATGTCTGCGACCAGACCGTCGCGATCGTCCCGAGCGTGCAGGCCAAGGAGGGCAACGGCCTCGTCGTCGCGGTCAAGAGCCGGCTGTCGGTCATTCCCGATGTCCCGACCTCGGCCGAACAGGGCCTGCCGCAATTCCAGGCCACCGGCTGGAACGCGATGTTCGCTCCCAAGGGCACGCCGAAGGAGATCATCGACAAGCTGAACGCCGCAGCCCGCGCCGCGCTCAAGGACGAGTCGACGCGCAAGCGCTTCCTCGATCTCGGCGCCGAATTGCCCGACGAAGCCGGTCAGACCCCGGCCGCGCTCGGCGAGCTCGTCCGCAGCGAGATCGACAAATGGGTGCCGGTCATCCGCAATGCCGGCGTGACGGTTCAGTAATCACCAAGGCAGCGCTCCCGGCGGGCGCCGCATCTTCAAAACAGCAGCACCACAGCATCGGACAAGAGCATGCGCACGCACAGGATCGCCGCCATCGGCGGGGACGGGATCGGCCCCGAGGTCATCGCCGCCGGGCTCCAGGCCCTGGATGTCTGCGCCGAGCGCGATGGTGGCTTCCGCCTCGACATCAAGGCCTTCGACTGGGGCTCCGACTATTACCGCAGGCATGGCGTGATGATGCCGGTCGACGGCGCCGACCAACTGCGCGCCTTCGATGCGATCTATTTCGGCGCGGTCGGCGCGCCGGATATCCCCGACCATCTGACGCTCTGGGGCCTCAGGCTCGCCATCTGCCAGCCTCTCGACCAGTACGCCAATGTCCGCCCGACCCGCATCCTGCCGGGGATCACCAGCCCGCTGCGCCATGTCTCCGGCCCCGAGCTCGACTGGGTGATCGTGCGCGAGAACTCCGAGGGCGAGTAT
This genomic interval from Bosea sp. 29B contains the following:
- a CDS encoding GntR family transcriptional regulator codes for the protein MVELARPETVEVGARRGSLVDEAYAALKQAIRDTDFPPGYQGSEQEIAVRLSMSRTPVHEAIIRLQEDGLVRVLSKRGVLICPLAPQDIREIYEVVIAVESMAAELLAALPDADRAAAAEELEAATAAMDEALTRDDLPGWAEADELFHRVLVERCGNGRLRRIAQTVTDQAHRARMLTLKLRARPSGSAQAHRLIIAALRAGEAGEAHRHARAHRVAARDEIVPLIEHIGLRQL
- a CDS encoding tripartite tricarboxylate transporter substrate-binding protein; translated protein: MKRMLLTLALGLAATSPAMAQAPYPARAITLVVPFAAGGTTDIVARLMADHMGRTLGQSVVVENVAGAGGTTGATRVAKATPDGYTLLMGNLGTQAASVGLYPRLAYDPRTDFEPVMNSASTPMLVVAKKDLPVKDFREFVAYLKANAEKLNYGSGGVGSTSHLTCLFLDSLLGTKPQHVPFRGSGPALNALLGGQVDYVCDQTVAIVPSVQAKEGNGLVVAVKSRLSVIPDVPTSAEQGLPQFQATGWNAMFAPKGTPKEIIDKLNAAARAALKDESTRKRFLDLGAELPDEAGQTPAALGELVRSEIDKWVPVIRNAGVTVQ